One window of Candidatus Mycobacterium wuenschmannii genomic DNA carries:
- a CDS encoding putative bifunctional diguanylate cyclase/phosphodiesterase, producing the protein MAPLLVVPVAAGAALALVLVFRWGGEPAVRVVDGLALLVLATYASTCASLAARNAQGRARRAWTTMAVALAVWVVGNLVWTVQAIMLGPNVFPASMSVLCVAYTVLTATAVGLFPTGPARGSRLRGALDGITATLCIFLLMWIAALHGVYLDYVDDRQLSDLRLLFPIGDLVMLSTALVAIGRAEPRYRRELLVLTTAIAFVAATDIAYGNLVERGRFHLGTPLDLGWAASSIAFACAALLSLRPPPPRPAAVASKSTIWLPYVPLLLAGTVGPALVMSGFERIIVPLIMVSVVIRQAVAAWENRRLLAAAADQALRDPLTGLANRTLFHDRLAHAMMLRQRDDRSIAVVSIDIDDFKLVNDSLGHPVADTVLVSIGERIVGCVRPGDTVARLGGDEFALLLEGREDHSYVVAGRVVEAFDEPFVIDGEGMLVRPSVGIAVASADEPGLAPEALMKRADIAMYAAKRSRSSGMHSFSPDMALAAPDAMESVDRAVSRTAGDGAAQIRLLGELRRAIDNAQLELLYQPKLQLQSSRIVGLEALLRWPHPELGVLRPDAFMDLVRRHGLMRQVTELMVARALDDMVRWETSGVATAVAVNMFAPDLKDATLPDALCDALRSRCLSTSLLTVEITEDLILNDIERVTAVLRRLREQGIRIAIDDFGSGFSALSYLHDLPIDEVKLDRQFISSITSDARAAAVVRAVIDLTHELGVTVVAEGIEDGETADWLREHGCDIGQGFFFGEPVDASAIPQLIGAR; encoded by the coding sequence GTGGCGCCGCTGCTGGTCGTACCGGTTGCGGCCGGTGCCGCGTTGGCGCTCGTGCTGGTCTTCCGGTGGGGCGGCGAACCGGCGGTCCGCGTGGTCGACGGGCTGGCGCTGCTCGTGCTGGCGACGTACGCGTCGACCTGCGCATCGCTGGCCGCCCGAAACGCGCAGGGCCGCGCCCGCAGGGCGTGGACGACGATGGCGGTGGCGCTCGCGGTCTGGGTCGTCGGGAATCTGGTGTGGACCGTCCAGGCAATTATGCTGGGGCCCAACGTTTTTCCTGCGTCGATGAGCGTGCTGTGCGTGGCTTACACCGTGCTCACCGCGACGGCGGTGGGCCTGTTTCCGACCGGCCCCGCCCGGGGTTCACGCCTGCGCGGCGCCCTCGACGGCATCACCGCGACGCTGTGCATCTTCCTGCTGATGTGGATCGCCGCGCTGCACGGCGTGTATCTCGACTACGTCGACGATCGACAGCTCTCCGACCTGAGGCTGCTCTTTCCGATCGGCGACCTGGTGATGCTCAGCACCGCTCTGGTTGCCATCGGTCGCGCCGAACCTCGGTATCGACGCGAGCTCTTGGTGCTCACCACGGCGATAGCGTTCGTCGCCGCCACCGACATCGCGTACGGAAACCTCGTCGAGCGCGGGCGCTTCCATCTCGGCACCCCGCTCGACCTCGGCTGGGCCGCATCGTCCATCGCTTTCGCCTGTGCCGCACTGCTGAGTCTTCGGCCCCCGCCGCCGCGGCCGGCGGCCGTCGCGTCGAAGTCGACAATCTGGCTGCCGTACGTGCCGCTGTTGCTGGCCGGCACCGTGGGGCCCGCGCTCGTCATGTCGGGTTTCGAGCGGATCATCGTGCCACTCATCATGGTTTCGGTGGTGATCCGGCAAGCCGTGGCGGCGTGGGAGAACCGGCGGCTGCTGGCCGCCGCCGCCGACCAGGCTCTGCGCGACCCGCTGACCGGGCTCGCCAACCGGACGCTGTTCCACGATCGACTGGCCCACGCGATGATGCTGCGGCAACGCGACGACCGTTCGATCGCCGTCGTGTCGATCGACATCGACGATTTCAAACTCGTCAACGACAGCCTGGGCCACCCGGTGGCGGACACGGTTCTGGTGAGCATCGGCGAACGGATCGTCGGCTGCGTCCGGCCTGGCGACACCGTCGCGCGTCTCGGCGGCGACGAGTTCGCCCTTCTGCTCGAGGGGCGCGAGGACCACTCCTATGTCGTCGCCGGCCGCGTCGTCGAAGCCTTTGACGAGCCGTTCGTCATCGACGGTGAAGGGATGCTCGTGCGGCCCAGCGTCGGCATCGCCGTCGCCTCCGCGGACGAGCCGGGACTGGCACCCGAAGCGCTGATGAAGCGCGCCGACATCGCGATGTACGCCGCGAAGCGATCCCGTTCGTCGGGCATGCACTCGTTCAGCCCGGACATGGCGCTGGCCGCGCCCGACGCGATGGAGTCGGTGGATCGCGCCGTCAGCCGGACCGCCGGCGACGGCGCCGCACAGATTCGTCTCCTGGGCGAGTTGCGCCGCGCGATCGACAACGCTCAGCTGGAGCTGCTCTACCAACCGAAATTGCAGCTGCAATCGAGCCGCATCGTCGGGTTGGAGGCCTTACTGCGCTGGCCGCACCCGGAGCTGGGCGTGCTGCGACCGGACGCGTTCATGGATCTCGTGCGCCGGCACGGGCTGATGCGTCAGGTGACCGAACTCATGGTGGCCCGGGCGCTCGACGACATGGTGCGCTGGGAGACGTCAGGGGTAGCAACGGCGGTCGCGGTCAACATGTTCGCCCCGGACCTCAAGGACGCGACGTTGCCCGACGCGCTGTGTGACGCATTGCGAAGTCGTTGTCTGTCAACGTCTTTGCTGACCGTCGAGATCACCGAGGATTTGATCCTCAACGACATCGAACGGGTGACGGCGGTGCTGCGCCGGTTGCGCGAACAGGGCATTCGGATTGCGATCGACGACTTCGGCAGCGGTTTCTCGGCGCTGTCCTACCTGCACGACCTGCCCATCGACGAGGTCAAGCTGGACCGCCAGTTCATCTCGTCGATCACCAGCGACGCCCGGGCCGCCGCGGTCGTGCGGGCCGTCATCGACCTGACCCACGAACTCGGCGTCACCGTCGTCGCCGAGGGCATCGAAGACGGCGAGACCGCCGATTGGCTGCGCGAGCACGGCTGCGACATCGGGCAGGGATTTTTCTTCGGTGAACCCGTCGACGCCTCGGCGATCCCGCAACTGATCGGCGCGCGATGA
- a CDS encoding isocitrate lyase/PEP mutase family protein, which yields MSSEHYERFLALHFQPNAFVMPNPWDAISALLFKQAGFAALATSSAAFAATLGRRDGRHAVSAAEHLAHAKLLIDVAGLPVNGDFEDGYGETPDDVADTVAAAIDTGLAGIGIEDTSGDPAHPVRDFDDAVARVAAAAAAAKGRIVLTGRTDNFIHGRDDLDETIRRLTAFAEAGADVLYAPYPPDLAAVEAIVKAVAPKPVNVVVGTKSERPTVAELSAAGVKRISTGAAVYAHVATALKAAATALAAGDIASSTSGMPFSEVNSLLDEIPRA from the coding sequence ATGAGCTCTGAGCACTACGAGCGGTTCCTGGCGTTGCATTTTCAGCCCAACGCGTTCGTCATGCCCAACCCGTGGGACGCAATATCGGCACTGCTGTTCAAGCAGGCCGGATTTGCCGCCCTGGCGACATCCTCGGCGGCCTTTGCGGCCACGCTGGGGCGGCGCGACGGCCGCCACGCGGTCAGCGCCGCCGAACATCTCGCCCACGCGAAGCTGCTGATCGACGTCGCGGGCCTGCCGGTCAACGGCGACTTCGAGGACGGCTACGGCGAGACGCCCGACGACGTGGCGGACACGGTGGCCGCTGCCATCGACACCGGCTTGGCGGGCATCGGAATCGAGGACACCTCCGGTGACCCGGCGCATCCGGTCCGCGACTTCGACGACGCCGTCGCACGGGTCGCGGCGGCAGCCGCCGCGGCTAAGGGCCGGATCGTGCTGACCGGCCGCACGGACAACTTCATCCACGGCCGCGACGATCTCGACGAGACGATTCGCCGCCTCACCGCCTTCGCGGAAGCCGGCGCCGACGTGCTCTACGCTCCCTACCCGCCCGACCTGGCGGCCGTCGAGGCCATCGTGAAAGCCGTTGCGCCGAAACCGGTCAACGTCGTCGTCGGCACCAAGTCGGAGCGGCCGACCGTGGCCGAGCTGTCCGCCGCGGGGGTCAAACGGATCAGCACTGGGGCCGCGGTTTACGCCCACGTAGCAACCGCGTTGAAAGCGGCGGCGACGGCGCTCGCGGCGGGTGATATCGCCTCGTCGACCTCGGGAATGCCGTTCTCCGAAGTGAATTCGCTGCTCGATGAAATTCCGCGAGCCTGA
- a CDS encoding DUF5078 domain-containing protein yields MAHTFRRAAVLLPLLFAAIALAAPAVADSTEDFPIPRRIIQTPCDAEQYLAAARDTSPVYFDRYMRDKSNRPADVQQSAVDRIHWFFSLDSAGRRQYSEDTATNVYYEQVATHWGNWAKIFFHNKGVVAKATEVCENYPRGDMSVWNWLAG; encoded by the coding sequence ATGGCGCATACGTTCCGTCGGGCTGCAGTCCTGTTGCCCCTGCTGTTCGCGGCCATAGCACTAGCGGCTCCCGCAGTTGCGGACTCGACCGAGGACTTCCCGATTCCTCGTCGCATCATCCAAACGCCTTGCGACGCAGAGCAGTATCTAGCCGCCGCGCGCGACACCAGCCCGGTGTACTTCGACCGCTACATGCGCGACAAGAGCAATCGTCCTGCTGACGTGCAGCAGTCCGCGGTCGACCGGATCCACTGGTTCTTCTCGCTCGACTCGGCGGGGCGGCGTCAGTACTCCGAAGACACCGCCACGAACGTCTACTACGAGCAGGTCGCCACCCACTGGGGTAATTGGGCCAAAATCTTCTTCCACAACAAAGGCGTCGTCGCGAAAGCGACTGAGGTGTGCGAAAACTACCCGCGTGGCGATATGTCGGTATGGAATTGGCTCGCGGGCTGA
- the mug gene encoding G/U mismatch-specific DNA glycosylase yields the protein MADFDPDILAPELNVVFCGLNLAASAMQDGYNFSHCNNRFWPVLHLAGFTDVRLKPADERRLLDYGCGVTAVVRRPTRRASEISPDEFRCAQPEFEDKIRRYQPRAVAFLGKRALACMIGRPDIPWGRYSPGFAGAQAWVLPNPSGLNIGFSLEQLVDAYSELRQCLLP from the coding sequence GTGGCCGATTTCGATCCGGACATTCTTGCTCCAGAGCTGAACGTTGTCTTCTGTGGATTGAATCTCGCCGCAAGCGCGATGCAGGACGGCTACAACTTCTCGCACTGCAACAACCGGTTCTGGCCGGTCCTGCATTTGGCCGGCTTCACCGATGTTCGCCTGAAGCCGGCCGACGAGCGTCGCCTGTTGGATTACGGATGCGGTGTGACCGCGGTTGTCCGGCGGCCGACGAGGCGGGCCAGCGAGATCTCTCCCGACGAATTCCGCTGCGCGCAGCCTGAATTCGAGGACAAGATTCGACGCTACCAGCCACGGGCGGTGGCGTTTCTCGGAAAACGGGCTCTGGCCTGCATGATCGGCAGGCCCGATATCCCATGGGGCCGATACTCGCCCGGCTTCGCGGGTGCACAGGCGTGGGTGCTGCCGAACCCGAGCGGCTTGAACATCGGCTTCTCGCTCGAGCAGCTGGTCGACGCATACAGCGAGTTGCGTCAGTGCCTCCTGCCGTGA